From the genome of Corallococcus macrosporus DSM 14697:
GCAGCAGCTCCGCCTCCCACCGCTCCAGCTCCACTTCATTGAGCTGGTACGCCGGGGCCACGGCGGGGATGAGCCGGTCCTCCGGCTGGAGCAGGCGGCGCAGGCGCTCCGGCTTGTAGAGCTTCTTGATGCCCCGGACGATGAGGTTGGCCGGGTGCACGTCCAGCTTGATGGACTCCGCGCTCGCCTTCTCCCGGAAGCTCAGCACGTACGAGCCCTCATCCCACGCGAAGAGCGAGTAGATGACGGCCTTCACCTGCTGGCCCACGTAGTAGAGGCGCTCGGTGTCCTTGAGCAGCCCGCGCTCCACCAGCACGTCGCCGGTGCGGCGGTTGGACTGCGCGGCCACCGCTGACGCGTCCTGGAGCTGCTCGGGCTTGATTTTGCCCACGCGGACCAGGAACTGGCCGAAGCGGTCCGCCAGCAGGTTGGAGAGGGCGAACACCGGCGTGCCCTTCTCGAAGTAGACGACCTTCTTCACCTTGCCCTTCTGCACGCCCAGTTCGCCCGTCTCCCGGGAGAGGTAGAAGGCGGTGAGGAGCGAGGGCAGGTTGTCCCGGATTTCGCCGCGGCGGCTGCCCGGCGCGCCCGCGGGCGGCGGGTCCGGCGGGCGGCCCGGCGTGGGCGGGCGCACCTGGGTGGACGGCACCTTCTGCATCGGGCTGGCCGTGAGGTTGGCGCCGCGAATCTCCGCCGTGATGTTGCCGCCGCCCGTCACCTTGATGCGGCCGGTCAGCTCCATGGCGTCCTGCGGGCCCTCCTCCTCCACGTCGATGTCCAGCTCCACCTCGAAGGCGTCCTGGAGCGACGCGGCCGCCGGCGCGGACTTCTCCGGAGGCAGCACCTTGGTCATCGCCTCCAGCAGCTTCTGGGCCTCGAAGGGTTTCTCGAAGTAGCCGGCGGCCTGGTACTTGGTGCGCGACTCCACGGCGTGCTTGCCGCCCTTGAAGACGCCGGTGATGAAGAGGAGCGGGAGCTGGGGGTTTTCCTTCCGCAGCGCGTCCGCCAGGTGGTACCCCATCATGTCGGGCAGCAGGATATCGAGCACGGCCGCCGCGGGCGGCTGGGCCTTGGCCAGCTCCACGGCCTGCTTGCCGCGGTTCGCGCCAATGACCTCATAGCCCGCCTCCTCGAAGAGCTGCGTGAGGAGGGACAACAGCTCCTGATTGTCATCGACGACGAGGATTCGGGGTGCCATCGCGGGGCGTACCGTACCAGATGCCAGCCGAAGGGTCAGACAATCTGCCCCCGGGTGCTCCTGGCACCGCGGAGGATGCATCCGCCCCTTCAGGCGGTTAGGGTGACGGCCTCGATGTTCCCCTCCCGTTCCCACCTGCTGGCCTGCCTCCTCCTCCTGCTGCCCCTGGGGGCCGCGGCCCAATCCGACGGAGGGCTCGACGCGGGCCTGCCCGACGCCTCCGTCGGGGAGGGCGGCGCCGACCGCGACAACCCCGAGGGCGACGACAGTACAGGCAGGGTGAATACCTCTTGCCGCAGCACCCGGGATTGCTCACCCCGCTTCACCTGCGACGACGGCCTCTGCCGCTACACTGGCGTGCGCCAGGCGGACCAGCAAGGCTGCGTGCTGGGCGCCCAGGCGGCGCTCGTCGTCGTGGGCCTGGCCGCCGTGGGTGGGTACAGGCGCAGGCGTTAGGAGCACACGCATGAGGCTGGGGCTCAAGGCGGACAACCTGCTGGAGCGCGTGGCGGACTGGCTCAACCTGGCCCCGCAGCCGGTGGCCCAGGCCTTCTTCGGGATGATGGCGTCGCGCACGCTGATGGCCGGCGCGCGGCTGGGCGTCTACGAGGCCCTGACGGATGGCCCGGTGTCCGCGGAGACGCTGGCGGCGAGGCTGAAGTTGTCCCAGGAGGGCACCCGCACGCTGCTGGAGGCGCTGGTCGCCTGCGAGGCCGTGGAGCGGCAGCGCGGTGGCCGCTACCGGCTGGCGCCGCGCGCCCGGCGTTGGTTGGATCCGCGCTCGCCCCGGTACGTGGGGGCCTTCCTGGAGTTCAACTACGCGCAGTGGGACTGGTGGAACGGGCTGGAGGGCGTGGTGCGCAGCGGCGAGGCGGTGGACATCCACGGCTTCGCGCCCGACGACGCGCGCTGGCGCGACTACATCCACGCCATGCATCAGCTCGCGCGGCTGGCGGCCCCGGAGGTGGCGGCGGCCATCCCCCTGCCCCGCGGGGCGAAGCAGGTGTTGGACCTGGGCGGCGCGCACGGCTGGTTCGCCGCCGAGCTGTGTCTGCGCAACCGGGGCCTGAAGGCCACGGTGCTGGACCTGGAAGGCAGCGCCCGCGTGGGCCGGGAGATCATCGCCTCGGCGGGGCTGAGTCACCTGGTCACCCACCGCGAGGGGGACATCCTCACCGCGGAGCTGGGCGGCCCGTACGACGGGGTGATGCTCTTTCAAGTGATGCACCACCTGTCCCCCGCGCAGAACGTGGCCCT
Proteins encoded in this window:
- a CDS encoding response regulator, with product MAPRILVVDDNQELLSLLTQLFEEAGYEVIGANRGKQAVELAKAQPPAAAVLDILLPDMMGYHLADALRKENPQLPLLFITGVFKGGKHAVESRTKYQAAGYFEKPFEAQKLLEAMTKVLPPEKSAPAAASLQDAFEVELDIDVEEEGPQDAMELTGRIKVTGGGNITAEIRGANLTASPMQKVPSTQVRPPTPGRPPDPPPAGAPGSRRGEIRDNLPSLLTAFYLSRETGELGVQKGKVKKVVYFEKGTPVFALSNLLADRFGQFLVRVGKIKPEQLQDASAVAAQSNRRTGDVLVERGLLKDTERLYYVGQQVKAVIYSLFAWDEGSYVLSFREKASAESIKLDVHPANLIVRGIKKLYKPERLRRLLQPEDRLIPAVAPAYQLNEVELERWEAELLPKIDGNRTVAELLAFANRPEHVVYGFLVAMMSLGILDKRG
- a CDS encoding MXAN_6627.5 family MYXO-CTERM protein; the encoded protein is MFPSRSHLLACLLLLLPLGAAAQSDGGLDAGLPDASVGEGGADRDNPEGDDSTGRVNTSCRSTRDCSPRFTCDDGLCRYTGVRQADQQGCVLGAQAALVVVGLAAVGGYRRRR
- a CDS encoding class I SAM-dependent methyltransferase, translating into MRLGLKADNLLERVADWLNLAPQPVAQAFFGMMASRTLMAGARLGVYEALTDGPVSAETLAARLKLSQEGTRTLLEALVACEAVERQRGGRYRLAPRARRWLDPRSPRYVGAFLEFNYAQWDWWNGLEGVVRSGEAVDIHGFAPDDARWRDYIHAMHQLARLAAPEVAAAIPLPRGAKQVLDLGGAHGWFAAELCLRNRGLKATVLDLEGSARVGREIIASAGLSHLVTHREGDILTAELGGPYDGVMLFQVMHHLSPAQNVALLRRVRASLAPRGTLAVLEYLRESADTPTSAAPLIGLHYFLTSGAAAYTPAEVEGFLDDAGFRIEHSRPIRHLPLQTLLVARMD